The Deinococcus sonorensis KR-87 genome includes a window with the following:
- a CDS encoding S8 family serine peptidase, with the protein MSSLRVRRLAALLPTVLTLAGLSAAIRVTVLPTTPSVPAMQQPTDPLYPQQWNLTQIGMPDAWRVRSGASVTVGVLDTGYVASSELGSRAINGYDFVSDPARSGDGDGRDRNASGVGPLAYHAEVVANLIGASHNGQGMAGINPAARIVEVRVAGTDGMIDPQDLADAIRWTAGLRVDGAPVNPNPARLLNLSLYADFIPLTGCDARIQRAIQDVTARGTLVIAGAANDGQDAAGYTPAGCPNVLTVTAVDRSGHRPAYANWGLSVGLAAPGGDAQDGVPMVSQGQVTRKNGTSFAAPHVTGVASLMLGLRPTLTPAQLRQVLEQTAAAFPGGTCDPASPDHRCGTGILNAGAALRAAAALR; encoded by the coding sequence GTGTCCTCTCTGCGTGTCCGCCGCCTTGCCGCCCTGCTGCCCACCGTCCTGACCCTGGCGGGCCTGTCTGCCGCCATCCGGGTCACGGTTCTGCCCACCACACCGTCCGTTCCAGCCATGCAGCAGCCGACCGACCCGCTGTATCCGCAGCAGTGGAATCTGACCCAGATCGGGATGCCGGACGCCTGGCGGGTGCGCTCCGGCGCGTCGGTCACGGTGGGCGTGCTGGATACCGGGTATGTGGCGAGCAGCGAACTGGGCAGCCGGGCGATCAACGGCTACGATTTCGTGTCGGACCCGGCACGCAGCGGCGACGGCGACGGCCGCGACCGCAACGCCAGCGGGGTGGGTCCGCTCGCATATCACGCGGAGGTGGTCGCCAACCTGATCGGCGCATCTCACAACGGCCAGGGCATGGCCGGCATCAATCCGGCGGCCCGCATCGTGGAGGTGCGGGTGGCCGGCACCGACGGCATGATCGACCCGCAGGACCTCGCCGACGCCATCCGCTGGACCGCCGGCCTGCGGGTGGACGGCGCGCCGGTCAACCCGAACCCCGCCCGACTGCTGAACCTGAGCCTCTATGCTGACTTCATTCCGCTGACCGGCTGCGACGCGCGTATTCAGAGAGCGATTCAGGACGTGACCGCCCGCGGCACGCTGGTGATCGCGGGGGCCGCCAACGATGGCCAGGACGCGGCCGGCTACACCCCTGCCGGCTGTCCGAACGTGCTGACGGTCACGGCGGTGGACCGCAGTGGGCACCGCCCGGCGTACGCCAACTGGGGCCTGAGCGTGGGGCTGGCGGCCCCCGGTGGAGACGCGCAGGACGGCGTGCCGATGGTAAGTCAGGGACAGGTGACGCGCAAGAACGGCACGAGTTTCGCCGCGCCCCACGTGACCGGCGTGGCCAGCCTGATGCTGGGCCTGCGTCCCACGCTCACGCCGGCCCAGCTGCGGCAAGTGCTGGAGCAGACCGCTGCGGCGTTTCCGGGCGGCACCTGTGACCCGGCGAGCCCGGACCACCGATGCGGCACGGGAATCCTGAACGCGGGTGCGGCCCTGCGGGCGGCCGCGGCGCTTCGCTGA
- a CDS encoding App1 family protein, translating to MSVFRTLTPVLERALQTVDQRFSRFIQPRRLRGKIIILSYCGWGTPQRVELTGRVVLPRTLHPPQNADPRWRNFANVLRRLSSREVGGVGVDGTLGGASAHAESDADGYFTLVFEAKEPFQAGWQSAELQLTGRNRMTHGWVQVVDQARFGVISDLDDTVIRSDVTSLPRMLMTVLTGNARSRSPFPGVGSLYRALTRDGRRRNPVFYVSSSPWNFFDLLWQFLDYRRIPLGPMFLRNWGAELLHGHNSYKHRVIDRILRAYPHLPFVLVGDSGEKDPEIYAEVVRRFPGRVLGVYIRDVTAGRGDERVLRLRDELQRLGVDMVLARDSFAAAAHAMALGLITPGELRSVAESVERWQHGLIKM from the coding sequence GTGAGTGTCTTCCGTACCCTGACGCCGGTGCTGGAGCGGGCGCTGCAGACGGTGGACCAGCGCTTCAGCCGCTTTATCCAGCCACGCCGGCTGCGCGGCAAGATCATCATCCTGAGCTACTGCGGCTGGGGCACCCCGCAGCGGGTGGAACTGACCGGCCGGGTGGTGCTGCCGCGCACCCTCCACCCTCCGCAGAACGCCGACCCGCGCTGGCGCAACTTCGCCAACGTGCTGCGCCGGCTGTCCTCGCGGGAGGTGGGCGGCGTGGGTGTGGACGGCACGCTGGGCGGCGCCTCGGCCCACGCCGAGTCGGACGCGGACGGGTACTTCACGCTGGTCTTCGAGGCGAAGGAGCCGTTTCAAGCCGGCTGGCAGAGCGCCGAGCTGCAGCTGACCGGTCGCAACCGGATGACCCACGGCTGGGTGCAGGTGGTGGATCAGGCCCGCTTCGGGGTGATCAGCGACCTGGACGACACGGTGATCCGCTCGGACGTGACCAGTCTGCCGCGCATGCTGATGACGGTGCTGACCGGCAACGCCCGCTCGCGCTCCCCGTTTCCCGGCGTCGGCTCGCTGTACCGGGCGCTGACCCGCGACGGTCGGCGGCGCAATCCGGTGTTCTACGTGTCGAGCAGTCCGTGGAATTTCTTTGACCTGCTGTGGCAGTTTCTGGATTACCGCCGCATCCCGCTCGGCCCGATGTTCCTGCGCAACTGGGGGGCCGAGCTGCTGCACGGCCACAACAGCTACAAGCACCGGGTCATTGACCGCATCCTGCGCGCCTATCCTCATCTGCCGTTCGTGCTGGTGGGCGATAGTGGCGAGAAGGACCCGGAGATCTATGCCGAGGTGGTGCGGCGCTTTCCCGGCCGGGTGCTGGGCGTGTACATCCGCGACGTGACCGCCGGACGCGGCGACGAGCGGGTGCTGCGGCTGCGCGATGAGCTGCAGCGGCTCGGGGTGGACATGGTGCTGGCCCGCGACAGCTTCGCGGCCGCCGCCCACGCCATGGCCCTGGGGCTGATTACACCGGGTGAACTGCGCAGCGTGGCCGAGTCGGTGGAGCGCTGGCAGCACGGCCTGATCAAGATGTGA
- a CDS encoding SDR family NAD(P)-dependent oxidoreductase yields MTTSHMQAAERRTVVLLTGASSGIGAATANELAGRGYALLLTGRRSGALDDLARRLDPTGQRVAVQAGDVTVDADRRRMVQAALDRFGRVDVLINNAGVSIAHGAWWDDPDPIRVLHTNLTAPIELTRLVLPAMRERRGGHIVNIGSVAGRVATHGMYSASKYGLRGFSLALRRELLGSGVQVSLVSPGFVRTELTQDARLPMPGPEGVARAIADVLERPRREVVSPAWYGPLSVIEGVLPGVADRVMQVIRARRYG; encoded by the coding sequence ATGACCACTTCTCACATGCAGGCGGCAGAACGGCGCACGGTGGTGCTGCTGACCGGAGCGTCCAGCGGCATCGGCGCGGCGACGGCGAACGAACTGGCAGGCCGAGGCTACGCCCTGCTGCTGACCGGGCGGCGCAGCGGCGCGCTGGACGACCTCGCCCGTCGCCTCGACCCCACCGGCCAGCGGGTGGCGGTGCAGGCGGGCGACGTCACCGTGGACGCGGACCGGCGCCGGATGGTTCAGGCGGCGCTCGACCGCTTCGGGCGGGTGGATGTGCTGATCAACAATGCCGGCGTGAGCATCGCGCATGGGGCGTGGTGGGACGACCCGGATCCGATCCGGGTGCTGCACACCAACCTGACGGCGCCCATCGAGCTAACCCGGCTGGTGTTGCCGGCCATGCGGGAACGGCGCGGCGGGCACATCGTGAATATCGGCTCGGTGGCGGGGCGGGTGGCGACGCACGGCATGTACTCGGCCAGCAAGTATGGCCTGCGCGGCTTCTCGCTGGCGCTGCGCCGTGAACTGCTGGGCAGCGGCGTGCAGGTGAGTCTGGTGTCGCCGGGCTTCGTGCGTACCGAGCTCACCCAGGACGCCAGACTCCCGATGCCCGGCCCGGAGGGGGTGGCCAGGGCCATCGCGGACGTGCTGGAGCGCCCGCGCCGCGAGGTGGTGTCGCCCGCGTGGTACGGCCCGCTGTCGGTGATCGAGGGGGTGCTGCCGGGGGTGGCGGACCGGGTGATGCAGGTCATCCGTGCCCGCCGCTACGGTTGA
- a CDS encoding helix-turn-helix transcriptional regulator, whose translation MRDRIDREYAQPLDVEALAQGVNMSAGHLSRQFRLAFGESPYAYLMTRRIERAMALLRLGQLSVTEVCFEVGCSSLGTFSTRFTELVGVSPSVYRQQAAGATEGMPPCVAKQVTRPIRIRDGSERRIPLE comes from the coding sequence GTGCGTGATCGCATTGACCGGGAGTATGCCCAGCCGCTGGACGTCGAGGCACTTGCGCAGGGTGTGAACATGTCGGCCGGACACCTCAGCCGCCAGTTCCGGCTGGCCTTCGGAGAGTCTCCCTACGCCTATCTGATGACGCGGCGCATCGAGCGTGCCATGGCGCTGCTTCGCCTGGGCCAGCTCAGCGTGACCGAGGTGTGTTTTGAGGTCGGCTGCTCGTCGCTGGGCACCTTTAGCACCCGCTTCACTGAACTCGTGGGGGTGTCGCCCAGCGTCTATCGGCAGCAGGCAGCGGGCGCGACCGAGGGCATGCCCCCCTGCGTGGCGAAGCAGGTGACCCGGCCGATCCGCATCCGGGACGGGTCCGAACGCCGCATTCCCCTTGAGTGA
- a CDS encoding GAF domain-containing protein gives MSSSPEALRGASAALTGHLHHVLGDLASARTRGAVLKVMVAGSLAALDAAASVVLLPDEQTGGLAVAASSGSPDNLPGGSDADGLLAHTAFRCGQAQYVEGPASRPGRSAEQAAGPGAQAAVPMLLDGQALGVLVLDYHAPHTFTEPERLFLGTLAGQGAVALGRAVGLEQLDRLQGRTRQIEMAARAQDAFMAFSDAIGTETDLLALARQAIEVLRARFPDASIGYYEPENGRWKARVWSQDVTPQVAALIASGLTPETPMIARVLHTRQPEFREGWNAEQEQLATTGEYGAVANYPVVVEGVVWSMLSVGLRHSQRWTGADRALVRAVGRGLNLAIERAEAVQRLSQQNAELAAQTRALQVFADLTRDLALSTEPLLLVRRAQEVAMSMLPDGFALYYEPQGDLWRCRMQLGDLQSPELQATVDAGLPYAETQNLLTPWTTGQPYFQDVYHHDTDQLSMVVGHIGATATLPVRVGGRPAGVLALGLFHQRAWSKVDRVLLETVVRSLELALDRSAQARDLEEERAALEAFTRFTEAVGGETDVQMLVRQAITLLADTCDVDAAYFERDGDLFKARAWSEVDDETLVSLLQGGFPLVNSSIALLLKQNTAAFIDHWNDTGLLIRETGIYLAVAGYPYFVEGELQSVLMVGSRTSLSWDERARGIFRAVGRSLDLALLRARQTRMLQEQRDTLDIQTRELSAANEELEAFTYSTSHDLRTPVRHVMSFARLAQKDLATHQNDRVGRHLTIIEQAGERMTSMIDGMLVLSQAGRANLKPRRVPLQKLVTQAQNDVGLEYPDRPIHWQISRLPTVWGDATMLQQVMTNLISNGVKYSSTREISRISVWADEQPGEWVIHVQDNGVGFQPQYAQRLFGVFQRLHPERDFQGVGVGLAIVRRIILKHGGRVFAQGTVDVGATFSFSLPMPS, from the coding sequence ATGTCGTCATCACCGGAGGCGCTCAGGGGCGCTTCAGCCGCCCTGACCGGGCACCTTCATCACGTGCTGGGTGACCTGGCCTCTGCCAGGACCCGAGGCGCCGTCCTGAAGGTCATGGTGGCCGGGTCCCTGGCGGCACTCGATGCTGCGGCGAGTGTGGTGCTGCTGCCGGACGAACAGACAGGCGGCCTGGCGGTGGCGGCCAGCAGCGGTTCCCCGGACAACCTCCCGGGGGGTTCGGATGCTGACGGGCTGCTGGCGCACACGGCCTTCAGGTGCGGGCAGGCACAGTATGTCGAGGGTCCTGCTTCGCGCCCGGGCCGTTCAGCGGAGCAGGCGGCCGGACCTGGCGCTCAAGCGGCCGTTCCGATGCTGCTGGACGGGCAAGCCCTGGGCGTGCTGGTGCTGGACTACCACGCGCCGCACACCTTCACAGAGCCAGAGCGACTATTTCTCGGGACCCTGGCGGGACAGGGGGCAGTGGCACTGGGGCGGGCCGTGGGCCTCGAACAGCTGGATCGGCTCCAGGGCCGGACCCGGCAGATCGAGATGGCGGCCCGCGCTCAGGACGCCTTCATGGCCTTCAGCGACGCCATTGGAACCGAGACCGACCTGCTGGCCCTGGCGCGTCAGGCCATCGAGGTGCTCAGAGCGCGGTTTCCGGATGCCAGCATCGGCTATTACGAACCGGAGAACGGTCGGTGGAAGGCGCGGGTCTGGAGCCAGGACGTGACTCCACAGGTGGCCGCCCTGATCGCCAGCGGACTCACTCCAGAGACGCCGATGATCGCACGGGTGCTCCACACCCGGCAGCCGGAGTTTCGGGAGGGCTGGAACGCCGAACAGGAGCAGCTCGCCACCACCGGGGAGTACGGCGCGGTGGCCAATTATCCGGTGGTGGTTGAAGGCGTGGTGTGGTCGATGCTGTCCGTCGGCCTGCGCCACAGCCAGCGCTGGACTGGGGCGGACCGGGCGCTGGTGCGGGCGGTCGGCCGGGGCCTGAATCTGGCCATCGAACGCGCCGAAGCGGTGCAGCGGCTCTCGCAGCAGAACGCGGAACTTGCCGCGCAGACCCGCGCCCTGCAGGTGTTCGCGGACCTGACCCGTGACCTGGCGCTCTCCACCGAGCCGCTTCTGCTGGTCCGGCGCGCCCAGGAGGTGGCGATGTCGATGCTCCCGGACGGGTTTGCCCTGTACTACGAACCGCAGGGCGACCTCTGGCGTTGCCGGATGCAGCTTGGTGATCTGCAGTCTCCGGAGCTGCAGGCGACCGTCGACGCTGGACTGCCCTATGCAGAGACGCAGAACCTGCTGACCCCCTGGACCACGGGTCAGCCGTACTTTCAGGACGTGTATCACCACGACACCGATCAGCTGTCCATGGTGGTGGGCCATATCGGGGCGACGGCAACCCTGCCGGTGCGTGTGGGAGGTCGTCCGGCCGGCGTGCTCGCGCTCGGCCTGTTTCATCAGCGGGCCTGGTCGAAGGTGGACCGGGTGCTGCTGGAGACGGTGGTCCGGAGTCTGGAGCTGGCCCTGGACCGCTCTGCCCAGGCACGGGACCTGGAGGAGGAACGGGCCGCGCTGGAGGCCTTCACACGCTTCACCGAGGCTGTGGGCGGCGAAACGGACGTTCAGATGCTGGTGCGCCAGGCCATCACCCTGCTCGCGGATACCTGTGACGTGGACGCCGCCTATTTTGAGCGCGACGGAGACCTGTTCAAGGCGCGGGCGTGGAGTGAAGTTGATGACGAGACGCTCGTCTCCCTCCTGCAGGGCGGGTTTCCCCTGGTCAACTCCAGCATTGCTCTGCTGCTGAAGCAGAATACGGCCGCCTTCATTGATCACTGGAACGACACGGGGTTGCTGATCCGCGAGACAGGCATCTATCTGGCCGTGGCGGGCTATCCCTATTTTGTGGAAGGTGAACTGCAGAGCGTCCTGATGGTCGGCTCGCGCACGTCGCTGAGCTGGGACGAACGGGCACGGGGGATTTTCCGTGCGGTGGGCCGCAGCCTCGACCTGGCCCTGCTCCGTGCCCGGCAGACCCGGATGCTGCAGGAGCAGCGCGACACCCTGGACATCCAGACACGCGAGCTATCAGCTGCGAACGAGGAACTGGAAGCGTTCACGTACTCCACCTCCCACGACCTCCGGACCCCGGTGCGCCACGTGATGAGCTTTGCCCGGCTGGCCCAGAAGGATCTGGCGACCCACCAGAACGACCGGGTCGGCCGTCACCTGACCATCATCGAACAGGCCGGCGAACGCATGACCAGCATGATCGACGGCATGCTGGTGCTCTCACAGGCGGGCCGGGCCAACCTCAAGCCGCGCCGCGTGCCGCTGCAGAAGCTGGTCACGCAGGCCCAGAACGATGTGGGGCTCGAATACCCTGATCGCCCCATCCACTGGCAGATCAGCCGACTCCCCACCGTGTGGGGCGACGCGACGATGCTGCAACAGGTGATGACCAACCTGATCAGTAACGGGGTCAAGTACTCCAGCACGCGGGAGATCAGCCGGATCAGCGTCTGGGCCGATGAACAGCCTGGGGAATGGGTCATCCATGTGCAGGACAACGGTGTGGGCTTCCAGCCCCAGTATGCACAGCGGCTGTTCGGGGTGTTCCAGCGGCTGCATCCGGAGCGTGACTTTCAGGGCGTGGGCGTCGGCCTGGCCATCGTGCGTCGCATCATCCTGAAGCATGGCGGCCGGGTCTTCGCCCAGGGAACGGTAGACGTCGGCGCCACCTTCAGCTTCTCCCTTCCCATGCCCAGCTGA
- a CDS encoding alpha-N-arabinofuranosidase, with translation MHAKVVINADITRGTINRNIYGHFSEHLGRGIYEGLWVGEDSPIPNTEGLRNDVLTALRDLQMPVLRWPGGCFADEYHWKDGIGPREARKRMVNTHWGGVVENNHFGTHEFLRLCELLNCEPYICGNVGSGTVQEMSEWMEYMTFDGESPMADLRRRHGRTDPWKVRYFGVGNENWGCGGNMRPEYYADEYRRYQTYVRSFGDNRVYKVACGPNVDDYRWMETVMHNAHPYMDAISLHYYTVPGDTWQHKGPATGFADDEWHATIRKAWFMDELITNHSAIMDRYDPQRRIGMIVDEWGTWFDVEPGTNPGFLYQQNSIRDALVAGISLNIFNHHCERVVMANLAQLVNVLQSVILTEGARMVLTPTYHVFRMYRVHQDAQLIDTHTVPEPGNNVSPYPPLSVSGSRDDAGRIHISVCNATLDESADLILDVRGLGAGELQVSGECLEGRMKDAHNSFDHPETVVPRPLERITVDGTTVRLTLPAMSVSVLEVVVA, from the coding sequence ATGCACGCGAAGGTCGTCATTAACGCCGACATCACCAGGGGCACCATCAACCGCAACATTTACGGCCACTTCTCGGAGCATCTCGGCCGTGGGATCTACGAAGGCCTGTGGGTGGGCGAAGACTCCCCTATCCCCAACACCGAGGGTCTTCGAAACGACGTTCTGACCGCCCTGCGCGACCTGCAGATGCCCGTGTTGCGCTGGCCAGGCGGCTGCTTCGCTGACGAATACCACTGGAAAGACGGTATCGGCCCGCGAGAAGCGCGCAAGCGGATGGTGAATACCCACTGGGGCGGGGTGGTGGAGAACAATCACTTTGGCACGCACGAGTTTCTGCGGCTATGCGAGCTGCTGAATTGCGAGCCTTACATCTGTGGCAACGTCGGCAGCGGCACGGTTCAGGAAATGTCCGAGTGGATGGAGTACATGACCTTTGACGGCGAATCCCCGATGGCCGACCTCCGCCGTCGCCATGGGCGCACTGACCCGTGGAAGGTCCGGTATTTCGGGGTGGGCAACGAGAACTGGGGCTGCGGCGGCAACATGCGCCCGGAGTATTACGCTGATGAATACCGGCGCTACCAGACCTATGTGCGGAGCTTCGGCGACAACCGGGTCTACAAGGTGGCTTGCGGCCCGAATGTCGATGACTACCGGTGGATGGAAACCGTGATGCACAACGCGCACCCATACATGGATGCGATCAGCCTGCATTACTACACTGTGCCCGGCGACACCTGGCAACACAAAGGACCAGCCACTGGCTTTGCCGACGACGAGTGGCACGCCACGATCCGCAAGGCCTGGTTCATGGACGAGCTGATCACCAACCATTCAGCCATCATGGACCGGTACGACCCGCAGCGCCGCATCGGCATGATCGTGGACGAGTGGGGCACCTGGTTTGATGTGGAGCCCGGCACCAATCCCGGCTTCCTGTATCAGCAGAACAGCATCCGCGACGCCCTGGTGGCCGGCATCTCACTGAACATCTTCAACCACCACTGCGAGCGGGTGGTGATGGCCAACCTCGCCCAGCTGGTGAACGTCTTGCAGTCCGTGATCCTGACCGAGGGCGCCCGCATGGTGTTGACGCCGACGTACCACGTGTTTCGGATGTATCGGGTCCATCAGGATGCCCAACTGATCGACACGCATACGGTGCCAGAGCCGGGCAACAACGTGTCCCCCTACCCTCCACTCTCTGTCTCAGGGAGCCGCGACGACGCCGGACGGATTCATATCAGCGTGTGCAACGCAACGCTTGATGAATCGGCCGACCTGATTCTCGATGTGCGCGGGCTGGGTGCTGGAGAGCTGCAGGTCAGCGGCGAATGCCTGGAGGGGCGCATGAAGGACGCGCACAACAGCTTCGACCATCCGGAAACCGTGGTTCCACGGCCTCTGGAGCGCATCACCGTGGACGGAACCACAGTCCGGTTGACGCTGCCCGCCATGTCGGTGTCGGTTCTGGAAGTTGTAGTGGCCTGA